Proteins from a genomic interval of Streptomyces sp. NBC_00820:
- a CDS encoding 2OG-Fe dioxygenase family protein, translating to MPGIEVTADVAHQIGARGFHFVGGSRFRLDSAHARSLADFARAWRELPTDRYLPDGAVYRRRRHARFLLDTRTGALTRDTAGGYLQSKEANPLTGGMVRHFAPLLDDQAENRFLRGLVRANAEIFGRCARTVPEVWSVEVHVIRVVTSGGTATLPSPEGRHRDGFDYIALHHMDRENVVGGASEVYDPGGSLLVRRTYTARLDSLYADDARVLHDVTPVLPRDDGLPGHRDMLLTSYTGTRPATGPSVRAGR from the coding sequence GTGCCGGGTATAGAGGTGACGGCCGACGTCGCTCACCAGATCGGGGCGCGGGGATTCCACTTCGTCGGTGGAAGCCGGTTCCGGCTCGACAGCGCACACGCCAGGTCCCTGGCCGACTTCGCGCGAGCATGGCGGGAGCTGCCCACGGACCGGTATCTGCCGGACGGCGCCGTGTACCGCCGCCGCAGACACGCCCGCTTCCTGCTCGACACCCGGACCGGCGCGCTGACCCGGGACACGGCCGGCGGCTACCTCCAGTCGAAGGAGGCGAACCCGCTCACCGGAGGCATGGTCCGGCACTTCGCGCCGCTCCTCGACGACCAGGCGGAGAACCGGTTCCTGCGCGGTCTCGTGCGCGCGAATGCCGAGATCTTCGGCAGATGCGCGCGGACCGTACCCGAGGTCTGGTCGGTCGAGGTCCACGTCATCCGTGTCGTCACCTCGGGAGGAACCGCGACCCTGCCCTCCCCCGAAGGCAGACACCGGGACGGATTCGACTACATCGCCCTGCACCACATGGACCGTGAGAACGTCGTCGGCGGCGCCAGCGAGGTCTACGACCCGGGCGGCTCCCTGCTCGTCCGGCGCACGTACACCGCCCGGCTCGACAGCCTGTACGCCGACGACGCGCGCGTGCTGCACGACGTGACGCCTGTACTGCCGCGGGACGACGGCCTCCCGGGCCACCGGGACATGCTGCTCACCAGCTACACGGGGACCCGCCCCGCCACCGGCCCGTCCGTACGGGCGGGGCGCTGA